The Nothobranchius furzeri strain GRZ-AD chromosome 6, NfurGRZ-RIMD1, whole genome shotgun sequence genome includes a region encoding these proteins:
- the ak3 gene encoding GTP:AMP phosphotransferase AK3, mitochondrial — MVLQKVIRAVIMGAPGSGKGTVSGRIIKIFGLNHISSGDILRANIKEKTELGLLMKSCIDQGQLVPDAIMSRLILNDLRRIDSSGWLLDGFPRTISQAEALDHVYTVDTVINLDVPFQTIKERLTSRWTHIPSGRVYNTDFNPPKVPGFDDETGEPLVQRDDDRPDTVTRRLKSYETQTEPVLEYYRSKGVLETFTGTETNKIWPHIEAFLHRKFSLSQRVA, encoded by the exons ATGGTTTTGCAGAAAGTGATTCGTGCTGTCATCATGGGAGCTCCGGGATCGGGGAAAGGAACGGTGTCCGGGCGCATTATCAAAATATTTGGACTCAATCACATCTCCAGTGGGGACATTTTACGAGCCAACATCAAAGAAAAAACAG AGCTCGGCCTGCTGATGAAGTCCTGTATTGATCAGGGTCAGCTGGTCCCGGATGCCATCATGTCTCGTCTCATCCTGAACGACCTGAGAAGGATAGACTCCAGCGGCTGGCTGCTGGATG GATTCCCCCGTACGATATCACAGGCAGAAGCTCTTGATCACGTCTACACTGTAGATACCGTCATCAACCTTGACGTGCCATTCCAGACCATCAAAGAGAGACTCACATCTCGTTGGACTCACATTCCCAGCGGAAGGGTGTACAACACAGATTTCAACCCGCCTAAAGTTCCC GGTTTTGATGATGAGACGGGAGAACCGCTGGTCCAGAGGGACGATGACAGACCAGACACGGTCACACGAAGGCTGAAGTCCTACGAAACCCAGACAGAACCCGTCTTGGAGTACTACAG GAGTAAAGGTGTTCTTGAGACGTTTACAGGGACAGAAACCAACAAGATCTGGCCTCACATCGAAGCTTTCCTCCACAGaaaattctccctcagccaaagagTGGCTTAG
- the cdc37l1 gene encoding hsp90 co-chaperone Cdc37-like 1 isoform X2, protein MEWLGNGASVQPNEESSGAPNSTSRAFSGRYPSQQSQQRCVKASIVSSWRLAEAQDQMCSLGVHSSESLEQERARTLACPTELTHTEEEWRCKESMLGRPGPCRSPVLCDTGSWDVFNKSIINVPNQSVEMDQDRCKTFLQKYEQELRHFGMLRRWDDSQRFLSDMPQLICEETANFLILWCIRLQQEEKEALMEQVAHQAVVMQFILEMASNSQQDPRGCFRQFFHKAKEGQDVYSEVFYLELEAFKQRVREYSVKCKSDTLNIHQQSPGTNVRVDAKEPTNVIIQDAEFNMKHCLDAGLLTNTRKWTKDDSSETEDMRMMETS, encoded by the exons ATGGAGTGGCTGGGTAATGGAGCTTCAGTGCAGCCAAACGAGGAGTCTAGCGGGGCCCCAAATTCGACGAGCAGGGCTTTCAGTGGACGCTATCCTTCCCAACAG AGCCAGCAGCGATGTGTGAAGGCCTCCATAGTATCCAGTTGGAGACTGGCTGAGGCGCAGGACCAGATGTGCTCTTTAGGAGTGCACAGCTCCGAGTCACTGGAGCAGGAGCGTGCTCGGACTCTGGCCTGCCCGACAGAACTCACACACACGGAGGAGGAGTGGCGTTGTAAGGAGAGCATGCTAGGACGTCCAGGTCCCTGCCGCAGTCCTGTACTCTGTGATACCGGGAGTTGGGACGTTTTTAAcaag AGTATAATCAATGTCCCAAATCAATCTGTAGAAATGGATCAGGACAGGTGCAAAACATTTCTGCAGAAATATGAACAAGAGCTCAGACATTTTG GTATGTTGCGTAGATGGGACGACAGTCAACGATTTCTGTCAGACATGCCACAGCTCATCTGTGAGGAAACGGCTAACTTTTTAATCCTGTGGTGCATTCGACTGCAGCAAGAAGAG AAAGAAGCGCTGATGGAGCAGGTGGCACATCAAGCTGTTGTCATGCAGTTTATCTTAGAAATGGCTTCAAACTCTCAGCAGGATCCTCGCGGCTGCTTCAGGCAGTTCTTCCACAAAGCCAAA GAGGGACAGGATGTCTACTCAGAAGTCTTCTACTTAGAACTCGAGGCCTTCAAGCAGAGAGTTAGAGAATACTCCGTCAAATGTAAAAGTGACACTTTGAACATTCATCAGCAGAGTCCTGGCACAAACGTCAGAGTAGACGCCAAAGAACCAACAAACGTCATAATCCAA gACGCTGAATTTAACATGAAACACTGTTTAGACGCTGGACTTTTGACAAACACCAGAAAATGGACAAAAGACGACTCTTCAGAAACAGAAGACATGAGGATGATGGAGACTTCATAA
- the cdc37l1 gene encoding hsp90 co-chaperone Cdc37-like 1 isoform X1: protein MEWLGNGASVQPNEESSGAPNSTSRAFSGRYPSQQPPPPSHLCDCAVASLCQSQQRCVKASIVSSWRLAEAQDQMCSLGVHSSESLEQERARTLACPTELTHTEEEWRCKESMLGRPGPCRSPVLCDTGSWDVFNKSIINVPNQSVEMDQDRCKTFLQKYEQELRHFGMLRRWDDSQRFLSDMPQLICEETANFLILWCIRLQQEEKEALMEQVAHQAVVMQFILEMASNSQQDPRGCFRQFFHKAKEGQDVYSEVFYLELEAFKQRVREYSVKCKSDTLNIHQQSPGTNVRVDAKEPTNVIIQDAEFNMKHCLDAGLLTNTRKWTKDDSSETEDMRMMETS from the exons ATGGAGTGGCTGGGTAATGGAGCTTCAGTGCAGCCAAACGAGGAGTCTAGCGGGGCCCCAAATTCGACGAGCAGGGCTTTCAGTGGACGCTATCCTTCCCAACAG CCACCACCACCGTCGCACCTTTGTGATTGTGCCGTGGCATCTCTTTGTCAGAGCCAGCAGCGATGTGTGAAGGCCTCCATAGTATCCAGTTGGAGACTGGCTGAGGCGCAGGACCAGATGTGCTCTTTAGGAGTGCACAGCTCCGAGTCACTGGAGCAGGAGCGTGCTCGGACTCTGGCCTGCCCGACAGAACTCACACACACGGAGGAGGAGTGGCGTTGTAAGGAGAGCATGCTAGGACGTCCAGGTCCCTGCCGCAGTCCTGTACTCTGTGATACCGGGAGTTGGGACGTTTTTAAcaag AGTATAATCAATGTCCCAAATCAATCTGTAGAAATGGATCAGGACAGGTGCAAAACATTTCTGCAGAAATATGAACAAGAGCTCAGACATTTTG GTATGTTGCGTAGATGGGACGACAGTCAACGATTTCTGTCAGACATGCCACAGCTCATCTGTGAGGAAACGGCTAACTTTTTAATCCTGTGGTGCATTCGACTGCAGCAAGAAGAG AAAGAAGCGCTGATGGAGCAGGTGGCACATCAAGCTGTTGTCATGCAGTTTATCTTAGAAATGGCTTCAAACTCTCAGCAGGATCCTCGCGGCTGCTTCAGGCAGTTCTTCCACAAAGCCAAA GAGGGACAGGATGTCTACTCAGAAGTCTTCTACTTAGAACTCGAGGCCTTCAAGCAGAGAGTTAGAGAATACTCCGTCAAATGTAAAAGTGACACTTTGAACATTCATCAGCAGAGTCCTGGCACAAACGTCAGAGTAGACGCCAAAGAACCAACAAACGTCATAATCCAA gACGCTGAATTTAACATGAAACACTGTTTAGACGCTGGACTTTTGACAAACACCAGAAAATGGACAAAAGACGACTCTTCAGAAACAGAAGACATGAGGATGATGGAGACTTCATAA